TCCGCCACCGCCTGATCCAGGATGGGAGCGACCCACGCGCCCACACCGCCGGACCCCAGATGAAGCACGCGGGGCAGGGCGCTGATGAGCGGGTTGAAGGGGCGCAGGTCGCACGCGACGAATCCGCACACCACGACGGTCGTGGCCTCTTCGGCCGGAATCAGATCTCCGGGTCGCAGCACGCCATCGAGGTAGGCGACGGGAATCGGCTTGGGATCGTCCCGCGTAGTGAGCCGCCAGTCGCTGTTGTCCGGCCGCGCGCGCATTCCGGGCGCACTGGACAGCACGTGCGCGTCTCCGCGCGGAAACATGACGATCTCGCCGCCGCTCACCCGGACAGGCGGTTCGCCCTGCGTCGCGGCCCAGCCGTCGCCGCGCACGAAGAGGTGATAGGCGAGCACGTGTTCCGCACCGGGCATCAGCGCATGCGCCAGCATGGCCGAGTCCGGTGTCTCGCCGACCCAGTCCCCGCGAAAACTCACGTAGTAGAAGATCGCGCCGCGCAACCGGACGCTGCGTAGTACATCTGACAGGGGATCCTGCAGCATCGAGCCTGTCCTCCGTGCGGAATCGCGACGAGCACCCGATTTAACCGCAATTCCGGATGCATGAACAAACGCAGCGGACTTTCAGTGAAGCGTCACAGGGCGGCCGGGACGACCATGGCATCCGCAGCCGCCAACGGTGATTCGCACCGAGCGGAGCCGGTTCCCGCGTGGCGAACCGACCCCTGACGACACGGAGAAAACCATGAACGACTTTTTCGCACTTCGCACGAACGTGCCCGATTTCGACGCCATCAAGCAGAAGCAGCAGGCCACCTGGGCCAGCGGCGACTTCGCGGTCATCGGCACCACCTTGCAGATCGTGGGCGAATCGCTGGCCGAGGCGGCCGACATCTGCGCCGGAGAGAAGGTGCTGGACGTCGCGGCCGGGAACGGCAATGCGACTCTGGCGGCGGCGAGACGTTTCGCCGAGGTGACGTCGACGGACTACGTGCCGGCGCTGCTGGACAAGGGCAAGGACCGCGCACGGGCCGAGCACCTGCCGGTGCATTTCCAGGTGGCGGACGCCGAGGCGCTGCCGTTCGACGATGGTGCCTTCGACGCCGTGCTCTCCACGTTTGGCGCCATGTTCACACCGCAGCACGAGCGGACCGCGTCGGAGATGCTGCGTGTGACGCGAAGCGGCGGACGCATCGGTCTTGCGAACTGGACACCGGAAGGACTGATCGGCCGTCTGTTCAAGGTCATCGGCGCCCATGTGCCGCCGCCGGCGGGCGTCAAGTCACCGGCACTGTGGGGGTCCGAACCGCATCTGGTGGAACTGTTCGGGCCGCAAGCCGCGGACATCCGCTGCGAACGGCGCAACTTCAACTTCCGCTATCGCTCGGCCGAGCACTGGGTGCAGATCTTCCGCGAATACTATGGACCCACGCACAAGGCGTTCGCAGCACTGGACGAGTCACGACAGCAGGCGATGGAACGCGACATCCTCGAACTGCTCGCGGAGTTCAACGTGGCCGGCGAGAGGTCGCTCGTGGCCCCCGCGGAGTATCTGGAAGTGGTGATCGTGAAGCGCTGAACGCCATGAAAAAGGGCCGGCGTCGTAGGCCGGCCCTTTCGGAGCGGGAGTGCGGGGCAGGATCAGCGGCGTCGGCCGAGAATCCGCGTGCGCGCCCCGAGGAGCAGGGCGCCCATGCCCAGGAGGGCCAGCGATTCAGGTTCGGGCACCGGGGCCGCAATCGTTTCGACCTCCCAGCGCAGGATGTCCTGATGATTGCGAAGCGACCCGGTCGCCGCGGTGAAGCCGAAGTAGACGTCCTGCTGGTAGACCTTCTCGTAGAGGTCGACTTCGTAGCTCAGGGTGGCTGCATCGGGGCGCAGGGCGGCTCCGCCTTGCGCCACACGGACTTCCAGCATGTCGGTCACGCCGTCGTAATCCACCCAGGCGCTCCAGACCTGCCCGTTGTTGAACAGCGGCGTCACCTGCTGGCGGGCCACGGAGTTCACGGAACCGTCGAGGTCGATGCCCACGTGGTTGCCGTCGGAGTCCACGTGCGTGCCGTTGTTGAAGGTGTCGAATTCCACGCCCAGGCCCGCCCAGTAACCCTT
Above is a window of Betaproteobacteria bacterium DNA encoding:
- a CDS encoding PEP-CTERM sorting domain-containing protein, encoding MNPGKMLRAIVGACLATATASAFALDVSYADFADVSGLKLNDRANTVGNAVTDDQGRKVLRLTDNYGQKGSAFMTSAFSLADDMSFSTYFQFRMTQGDGFYEGSEYPVKGADGIVFVVNAQNDWTGGGGEGMGYKGYWAGLGVEFDTFNNGTHVDSDGNHVGIDLDGSVNSVARQQVTPLFNNGQVWSAWVDYDGVTDMLEVRVAQGGAALRPDAATLSYEVDLYEKVYQQDVYFGFTAATGSLRNHQDILRWEVETIAAPVPEPESLALLGMGALLLGARTRILGRRR
- a CDS encoding class I SAM-dependent methyltransferase; the protein is MNDFFALRTNVPDFDAIKQKQQATWASGDFAVIGTTLQIVGESLAEAADICAGEKVLDVAAGNGNATLAAARRFAEVTSTDYVPALLDKGKDRARAEHLPVHFQVADAEALPFDDGAFDAVLSTFGAMFTPQHERTASEMLRVTRSGGRIGLANWTPEGLIGRLFKVIGAHVPPPAGVKSPALWGSEPHLVELFGPQAADIRCERRNFNFRYRSAEHWVQIFREYYGPTHKAFAALDESRQQAMERDILELLAEFNVAGERSLVAPAEYLEVVIVKR